Proteins from a genomic interval of Acidobacteriota bacterium:
- a CDS encoding sigma-70 family RNA polymerase sigma factor, producing MSGSTEEITRLLLAWSDGDQEALAKLTPLVQQELRRLAERYMRREREGHTLQTTALVNEAYVRLIDAQQVRWQNRAHFFAVSAQVMRHILVDFARARGYHKRGGALPHVALDEALDVTADRGAELVALDDALTTLAALDPRQCHVVELRYFGGLSYEEIAEVLKVSVGTVRRDWSLARAWLFRELSKTPLAAEPEAS from the coding sequence ATGTCAGGCTCGACCGAAGAGATTACCCGATTATTACTGGCCTGGAGCGACGGCGACCAAGAGGCGCTCGCCAAGCTGACGCCGCTGGTGCAGCAGGAATTGCGCCGCTTGGCCGAACGCTACATGCGGCGCGAACGCGAGGGGCATACCTTGCAAACGACGGCGCTGGTCAACGAGGCGTATGTGCGTTTGATTGACGCGCAGCAGGTGCGCTGGCAAAACCGCGCGCATTTCTTTGCCGTCTCGGCGCAGGTGATGCGGCACATCCTGGTGGATTTCGCGCGCGCGCGCGGCTACCACAAACGCGGCGGCGCGTTGCCGCACGTCGCACTCGATGAAGCGCTGGATGTCACCGCCGACCGGGGCGCGGAATTGGTGGCGCTCGACGATGCGCTGACGACCTTGGCTGCTTTGGATCCACGCCAATGTCATGTGGTGGAGCTACGATATTTCGGCGGGTTGAGTTATGAAGAGATTGCCGAAGTCCTCAAAGTCTCCGTCGGCACGGTGCGGCGTGATTGGAGTCTGGCGCGTGCCTGGCTCTTTCGTGAACTGAGCAAAACGCCGCTCGCCGCTGAACCAGAAGCAAGCTAA
- a CDS encoding PDZ domain-containing protein, whose amino-acid sequence MTPARYQQIGALYHAAQAQPPQARAAFLLEACADDDELRREVESLLAADAAAGDFIDEPALAAAAELLAATASPALVATDATLRRTPPQANLPTASAITQLDTAPGWFVQMRRQPRFRWFVLCYGVFVLGCYFLSVGLVVRYGDLVKDFGWEYAARGERWYVSAVDPQGVAAGRLQAGDEILAINEDRWIIRLGEDLNLHLNRDLLAPDRPYSLRVARRTVTTKVELPLPLRRDWRVRARLVVALLTSVPFWLLALLVGWLKPAQRLTQLACLASFSAAYDLAATAFFPVAAFLPEPVHAFQEMFSLDVLSFAVTYHFFSLFPAGAPPQRGWLWLRRVLYVWGALQFIPRVFMRHWVAAGEHVFRQQFAAHAAAYAAYIRFDGALYAALAVCMMCGALAVVAHHYRRIQEADQRRRLKWLLYGLGFGLLPSTLFFAAFVTASSLGTYTPSNSNFLLLLQLSNISLVCIPLAFGYANLKHRVFEIQVVVRRGVQYLLAKNVLRGLLFLPLAVLVLHQAVSDGC is encoded by the coding sequence ATGACACCCGCTCGTTACCAGCAAATTGGCGCGTTGTATCACGCCGCGCAGGCGCAGCCGCCGCAAGCGCGCGCGGCCTTCCTCCTTGAAGCTTGCGCGGATGATGACGAGTTGCGCCGAGAGGTCGAATCGCTTTTGGCCGCCGATGCCGCCGCCGGTGATTTTATAGATGAACCTGCCTTGGCCGCCGCCGCTGAATTGCTCGCCGCGACCGCCAGCCCGGCGCTAGTTGCAACCGATGCCACGTTGCGCCGCACGCCGCCGCAAGCAAACCTGCCCACCGCTTCCGCCATTACACAACTCGATACCGCTCCGGGCTGGTTCGTGCAAATGCGCCGCCAGCCGCGCTTCCGCTGGTTCGTGCTGTGTTATGGCGTGTTCGTGTTGGGTTGTTACTTCCTGAGCGTGGGGCTGGTCGTGCGCTACGGCGACCTGGTCAAAGATTTCGGTTGGGAATACGCAGCGCGGGGCGAGCGTTGGTACGTGAGCGCGGTTGATCCGCAGGGAGTTGCCGCGGGCCGTTTGCAAGCCGGTGATGAAATACTCGCCATCAATGAAGACCGCTGGATCATTCGTCTCGGCGAAGACCTCAACTTACATTTGAACCGTGATTTGCTTGCGCCTGACCGTCCTTATTCGTTGCGCGTGGCGCGTCGGACTGTGACGACAAAGGTTGAACTGCCGCTGCCGCTGCGGCGTGACTGGCGTGTGCGGGCGCGCCTCGTCGTGGCGTTGCTGACCAGCGTGCCGTTTTGGTTGCTGGCGTTGCTGGTGGGCTGGCTGAAACCGGCGCAGCGGCTTACGCAGCTGGCCTGTCTGGCTTCGTTCAGCGCGGCGTATGACCTGGCTGCGACCGCGTTCTTTCCCGTGGCGGCTTTCCTGCCGGAGCCAGTGCATGCCTTTCAAGAGATGTTCAGTCTAGATGTGCTGAGCTTTGCGGTGACCTATCACTTCTTCTCACTCTTTCCGGCGGGCGCGCCGCCCCAGCGGGGCTGGCTGTGGTTGCGGCGGGTGTTGTATGTCTGGGGCGCGTTGCAATTCATTCCGCGCGTTTTCATGCGCCATTGGGTGGCTGCCGGTGAGCACGTCTTTCGGCAACAGTTCGCCGCGCATGCCGCCGCCTATGCCGCTTACATCCGCTTCGACGGCGCGCTCTATGCGGCGCTGGCGGTTTGTATGATGTGCGGCGCGCTGGCCGTCGTCGCGCACCATTACCGCCGCATACAGGAAGCCGATCAGCGCCGCCGTCTGAAATGGCTGTTGTATGGATTGGGTTTTGGCCTGTTGCCCAGCACGCTCTTTTTTGCCGCCTTTGTGACGGCATCCAGCCTGGGCACTTATACGCCGTCAAACAGCAATTTTCTCTTGTTGCTGCAACTCAGCAACATCTCGCTGGTCTGCATCCCGCTGGCTTTCGGCTATGCGAATCTCAAACACCGGGTCTTTGAGATTCAGGTTGTCGTGCGGCGCGGTGTGCAATACCTGCTGGCGAAAAACGTCTTGCGCGGCCTGTTGTTTCTGCCGCTCGCCGTGCTAGTACTCCATCAAGCTGTAAGTGATGGATGCTGA
- a CDS encoding protein kinase: MFFRHSIYFYVTLLAALSLRFRRQLGEWIDRRFFREAYNQEQILRALIEALKQLNDLPAIARLVSREIEAALHPARVYVFYREGEQHDLTLGYSSGGTTRPLRIPGHYALVRWAENSAHPLDSQAWQQQGLPPHEQSWLAELGAHLLVPITFSSGRLAGLLVLGAKKSEEPYGLNDRRLLQALADQIAVVVENIQLRQRVVQADQRERTVLARLAGERVNVLKECPSCGACYDGDVQLCAQDGQPLKVSLPVERTLDGKYRLEQLLGKGGMGAVYRATDLRLQRQVALKILTAGAFGEAAALRRFEREARAVAQLNHPHIVAVYDYGNVGGSAYLVMECLRGVTLRVELKRRGKLEPQTAAQWFEQILAGVQAAHAAGIVHRDLKPENVLAHV; the protein is encoded by the coding sequence TTGTTCTTCCGCCATTCAATCTATTTCTACGTGACCTTGCTGGCCGCGCTCAGCCTGCGGTTTCGGCGGCAGTTGGGCGAATGGATTGACCGCCGCTTTTTCCGCGAAGCTTATAACCAGGAACAAATCCTGCGCGCCTTGATCGAAGCGCTCAAACAACTCAATGACTTGCCCGCCATCGCGCGGCTGGTTAGTCGCGAGATCGAAGCCGCGTTGCATCCGGCACGGGTTTACGTTTTTTATCGTGAGGGTGAACAGCACGATTTGACGCTTGGTTATTCCTCTGGCGGAACGACAAGGCCATTGCGCATTCCCGGTCATTACGCGCTGGTGCGCTGGGCCGAAAACAGCGCGCACCCGCTCGATTCGCAAGCCTGGCAACAGCAAGGGCTGCCGCCGCACGAACAATCCTGGCTGGCGGAGTTGGGAGCGCACTTACTCGTGCCCATCACCTTTTCGTCCGGACGGCTAGCGGGTTTGCTGGTGCTGGGCGCCAAGAAATCCGAAGAGCCTTACGGGCTGAATGACCGCCGCTTGTTGCAAGCGCTGGCCGATCAAATCGCCGTCGTAGTGGAAAACATTCAACTGCGTCAGCGCGTCGTGCAGGCCGATCAGCGCGAACGCACCGTGCTGGCGCGGCTGGCGGGCGAGCGCGTCAATGTGCTGAAAGAATGTCCGAGTTGCGGCGCCTGTTATGACGGCGACGTGCAGCTTTGCGCGCAGGACGGCCAACCGTTGAAGGTCAGCTTGCCAGTCGAGCGGACGCTTGACGGCAAATACCGGCTGGAACAATTGCTGGGCAAAGGCGGCATGGGCGCGGTTTACCGGGCGACCGATTTGCGCTTGCAACGGCAGGTGGCGCTGAAAATCCTGACGGCGGGCGCTTTCGGCGAAGCGGCAGCCCTGCGTCGTTTCGAGCGCGAGGCGCGCGCCGTAGCGCAGTTGAATCACCCGCACATCGTCGCCGTTTACGATTACGGCAACGTCGGCGGCAGCGCTTATCTGGTGATGGAATGTTTGCGCGGCGTCACGTTGCGGGTGGAGCTGAAACGGCGCGGCAAGCTTGAACCGCAAACGGCGGCGCAATGGTTCGAGCAAATTCTGGCCGGTGTGCAGGCCGCGCACGCCGCCGGGATCGTGCACCGCGATCTCAAACCGGAAAACGTTTTGGCTCATGTGTAA